From a region of the Tursiops truncatus isolate mTurTru1 chromosome 2, mTurTru1.mat.Y, whole genome shotgun sequence genome:
- the LOC117311155 gene encoding uncharacterized protein isoform X1 codes for MAEQLSKEQAAEFMETFHRFDKDKDSAISTQELGAVMQERGLNPSEATLKGFIARDDADGDGVISSQEFLAVIAKGVQARVRADDLRTAFHAFDLDGDGHISMDELKQAMAQLEVSQEELDIMIREADVDRDGQVSYEEFVRVLMLK; via the coding sequence ATGGCTGAGCAGCTGTCCAAAGAGCAGGCAGCCGAGTTCATGGAGACCTTCCACAGATTCGACAAGGACAAAGACAGTGCCATCAGCACCCAGGAGCTGGGCGCCGTGATGCAGGAGCGGGGCCTGAACCCGTCAGAGGCCACGCTGAAGGGGTTCATCGCCAGGGACGATGCGGACGGGGATGGTGTCATCAGCTCCCAGGAGTTCCTGGCAGTGATAGCCAAGGGGGTTCAGGCCCGGGTCAGAGCGGATGACCTGAGGACAGCCTTCCACGCCTTCGACCTGGATGGCGACGGCCACATCAGCATGGATGAGCTCAAGCAGGCCATGGCCCAGCTGGAGGTGTCCCAGGAGGAGTTGGACATCATGATCCGGGAAGCTGACGTGGACCGGGACGGGCAGGTGAGCTACGAGGAGTTCGTGCGCGTCCTCATGCTGAAGTGA
- the LOC117311155 gene encoding calmodulin-alpha-like isoform X2 produces MAEQLSKEQAAEFMETFHRFDKDKDSAISTQELGAVMQERGLNPSEATLKGFIARDDADGDGVISSQEFLAVIAKGVQARVRADDLRTAFHAFDLDGDGHISMDELKQAMAQLEVSQEELDIMIREADVDRDGQGCCEDPKVTW; encoded by the exons ATGGCTGAGCAGCTGTCCAAAGAGCAGGCAGCCGAGTTCATGGAGACCTTCCACAGATTCGACAAGGACAAAGACAGTGCCATCAGCACCCAGGAGCTGGGCGCCGTGATGCAGGAGCGGGGCCTGAACCCGTCAGAGGCCACGCTGAAGGGGTTCATCGCCAGGGACGATGCGGACGGGGATGGTGTCATCAGCTCCCAGGAGTTCCTGGCAGTGATAGCCAAGGGGGTTCAGGCCCGGGTCAGAGCGGATGACCTGAGGACAGCCTTCCACGCCTTCGACCTGGATGGCGACGGCCACATCAGCATGGATGAGCTCAAGCAGGCCATGGCCCAGCTGGAGGTGTCCCAGGAGGAGTTGGACATCATGATCCGGGAAGCTGACGTGGACCGGGACGGGCAG ggctgttgtgaggacccCAAAGTGACGTGGTGA